The genomic segment AGCATTTTATCGACTCCCTCGCCGTGGTCCCCCATCTGTCCGGAGCTACTGCCCTCCTCGACATCGGCTCAGGAGCGGGTTTCCCAGGCCTCCCCATCAAAATGGTCATGCCTGACCTCGAGGTGGTGCTGCTGGAATCCGTTCAGAAAAAAGTCCATTTCCAGTCTCATGTCATACGGATTTTGAGACTCCAAGGGGTCAAAGCCATTCACGGTCGGGCCCAGGACGAAGAGGTCCTCGGATATTGGGAGGGGAGATTCGATGCGGTGGTCGCACGGGCTTTTTCCGACCTGAAGACCCTGCTCCGCCTTGGAAATCCCTTTTTGAAATCCAAAGGCCTTCTTATCGCATTGAAAGGACCGGCATTTAAACGGGAGTTGACCTCCCTCTCTTCTCCGGAGGTCTTTCCTCTCCGGTTAGACCGAAGGGTCGATTATACCCTCCCTTTCACCACGCTCCATCGAACCCTCCTGCTATTTAGGAGGGATTGAGGTCAGGCTCTTCCTCGTTCCCAGTGGTTTTCTGTCAAAGAGGCGAGGTGGCTGGGAAGATCTGCATCGACCATCAGGAAGGAGGTGTGGAAAGGAGAACTCCTTCCGCCCACCTTTTCGCCTCGATCTTGGGAAATGGGGGCATTAAGGGGATTGGGGCAACGGTAATTCGGGTCTACAAACCCCTACACTCCCCACCGGCTCTTGGAGGTAAAGAGTTTGTGCTTAATCGAGGTCCCTCTTTCTTCTAAAAAGAGTTGCAAGGGCTACCCTCCCATCCTTTGCCTTGATTCCCTCCTCACTGAAGGAGAGGGTCTATCGAGCGGATGGAGTCGATCTCGGGGTCAAGCAGGGCCAAGGGCTTTTTCATCGGCTTCGGTTTCAAGGCCCAGGAGGTCCTTAAAAGAATCAATCTCTAAGGGCTCAATTGACCGAAATCCAACCGATCGGTTTTGACCATGGTCCCTCGCCTTTTCACCCAAACCCGGTACTTTCGAGACCTTCGGGGTCGAATCGACCCGGTTTAAACCCATTGGCTCTTTGACGGAGACCTAACGCTACCCTGCGCAAAAGATGCGTAATGAGTCAAGCCCTCGGGGATAAAAAAGGGGAAAAGATATTCATTCCGACCGTCTCTCCCTTTTCCCAGTAGAGGTCTTAATCAAAATATGTTATCCAGAATGGAGGAGAGGCAAAGGAAGGCCTCCGATTCAAATCGGGAGGACCTGATGGATGAGACATCGAGCTTGAGGGGAGGGATGACCATGAAGGCCTATCGTTGGCTTTTTGCGTTCCTGCTGGCCTTCGTTCTCTCCGGCTGTGCCAAAGGCGGGACCCATCTCATTCCCATTCGGTATGAACCCCAAAGGGATTTCGCCTCCCTTTCGGCGAGGATCGGGCCGACCCTGGGTCTGGTCGACTTCCGGGATGAGCGACCCGACCCGCTCTATATTGGCCGCCACACGCCCTACGAAGGCACGCCGTCCTATTTCAAGAGCGATCCCTTTCCCCTGTCTCAGGCGATGATGGAATCGATCTCCCGAACCCTATCGCGCTTCGGGGTGAAGACCCTCTCCATCCCGAGCTGGGATGGGAAACCGGAGTCCCTGAAGGGGATCGAGGCCGATTCCGTCCTGAGGGTGGAGATCCGGAGGTTCTGGACCGAGGGACGGGCGGCCGCGTTTCGGACCCACGCCAAGACCTCGGTTCATCTGGTGATCCACCTCGGAGTGAAGCGGGAGGGGAAGGTCTTCACGAGGAATGTCGAGGTAGAAAAGGAAGGGACCTGGGCCAGATTGACCCCCCAGAGGGTCGAGGCCCTGGTCAATCAGGCCCTGGCCGAGATCCTTGATGCCTTTTTTGCCAACCCTTATTGAACAAGACAAAGGAACGATGAACGACCTCCGCCCACGAAAGACGAAGATCGTCTGTACCCTCGGTCCCGCGAGCGAATCCCCGGCCGTCCTCAAATCGCTGATCCAGGCCGGGATGGACGTGGTCCGGCTCAATTTTTCTCACGGAACGCACGAGGAGCATCTCAACAAGATCAAGGAGATCCGGAGGCTCTCCGACCAACTTCAGAAGCCTGTGGCCATCCTTCAGGACCTTTCCGGACCGAAGATCCGGGTCGGCAGGGTGAAGGAGGGAGGCGTGGAATTGAAACGGGGTGAGAAATTCACCCTGACCAACCGGAAGATCTCGGGAGATGAGAGAGGCGTCTCTGTCAACTATGCGTCTCTTCCAAGGGAGGTGAAGGCTGGAGACACCCTCCTCCTGGCCGATGGGGCCATCGAACTTCAGGTCCTGAAGAGCAATGGCCAGGACATCGAGTGCCAGGTGACGGTGGGAGGACGGCTCACCTCTAACAAGGGGATCAACTTTCCGACCGGCACGATCCGTATCTCCCCCTTTACCAAGAAGGACAGAGACGATCTTCTCTTCGGCCTTCGGAACGGTGTGGACATGGTGAGCCTCTCCTATGTGAAGGATGCGGGGGATATCGAGAGGGTGAAGGGTTTCTTGAAGAAATATTCCTCCTCCCTTCCGGTCATCGCCAAGATCGAGAGGAAGGAGGCCCTGGAGAGGATCGACGAGATCCTCTCGGTCTCCGATGGCATCATGGTCGCCCGTGGAGATTTGGGCGTGGAGACTCCGATTGAGAAGATCCCCAATGTTCAGAAGAGGCTGATCCTGAAGGCCAACGGCCTGGGAAAGCCGGTGATCACCGCGACCCAGATGCTCCGGTCGATGGTCGATCAGAACCGGCCCACCCGGGCAGAGGTGACCGATGTGGTCAACGCCATCTACGACGGGACCGATGCGGTCATGCTCTCGGAGGAGACGGCCATTGGGCGGTTCCCCGTGGAGACGGTCCGGATGATGGCCAAAATCGCCACGGCGGCCGAAGAGGAATTCCCCCACCATCGGTTTATCGAGAGAGGAAGCGAAGGGGAGGGCGGCCTTCCAGAGGCGATCAGCCATGCGGCCTCGATCCTCTCCGAGAGGGTGAAGGCCGTGGCCATTGTCGTTCCCACGGAGTCTGGGAGCACGGCACGATGGGTGTCGAGGTTACGTCCGCGGCAGCCCATCCTCGCCCTGAGCCGCCATTATTCCACCGTCAGAAGCCTCAATCTCTGTTGGGGGGTCTATCCGATCCTCGTCTCCGATTGGAGGGACACGGACGATATGCTCGAGCGGGCGAAACAGGTCCCCAAGAAGATCGGGATGGCCTCCAAAGGGGACCGGATCGTCATCATCGCGGGGGTTCCCATCAGCATCCCCGGCACCACCAACTTGATCAAGGTGGAGGTCGTGGAATAAAATGGAGGGCATCCGCTTTTAGCACCGCAAGAGGCGAGACGATGGCTTGGCAGGACGATGATTACGGGAGAAGGTCGAGGCCTCCGACGATGGAGGAGGTCCTGGGTGGCGTTCGGGAAAGGTTCAGGGGGTGGGGAAGCAGAAAATTTCTCATCGCCCTCTTGGCCCTTCCAGTCCTCCTCTGGCTGGCCTCCGGGATTTACATCGTCGGTCCGGGCGAGGAAGGGGTGGTCCGGCAGTTCGGAAAGGAGGTGGACCGGACGCCTCCTGGGTTGCGGTACCGGCTTCCCTGGCCCATTCAGACCCACAACGTCGTCCACCTGACCAAGGTGAGACGGGCCGAGATCGGTTTCAGGACGGACCCCTATTCTGGAAAGGTGAAGCCCGAGCCGAAGGAGGCCCTGATGCTCACCGGCGACGAGAACATCGTCGATGCCCAGCTCTTCGTCCAGTATGTGGTGAAAGACCCCTCCCAGTTTCTCTTCCGCGTTCGAAATCCGGAGGCGGTCTTGAAGTCCTCCGCGGAGGTCGCCCTCCGGAGCGTCGTGGGAAGAAATACGATCGACTTCACCATGACCGAGGGCCGGGTGGTCGTTCAGGACGAGATCAAGAAGTACCTTCAGGCCCTTCTCGATGAATACGAGACGGGACTGATGGTGACTGAGGCGAGGCTCCTCGTGGTAGATCCGCCCGAGGAGGTCAAGGATGCCTTTCACGATGTGGTCAGGGCGTGGGAAGACCGGGAGCGATTGGTTCGGGAGGCGGAGGGTTACCGGGAGGACCTCATTCCCAAAGCCAAAGGGGAGGCCGCCCAGATGGTCCAGGCTGGAGAGGCCTATAAGGAACAGCGGGTGATCCGGGCCCAGGGAGATGCGGGCCGATACTTGGATGTCCTCAAGGCCTATCGAAAAGGGAGAGAGGTCACCCGGGAGCGGCTCTATCTGGAAACCCTCGAGAAGATCCTGGCGGGTAAGGAGAAGTATATCCTCCCCCCCGACGGAGGCTCGGTCCTCAAATGGCTTCCGCTCAAAGAAGGGGCTTCCGTCAAAGAGAAGGAAGGAAAAAAGGAGTAGGCGATGAATGGAAGGAAACGGATGGCCACGATCCTCCTGGTCTTGATCACCCTTCTCCTCCTTTCCGGCTCCGCCTTCACGATCGACGAGAAGGAACAGGCGATCATCACCCAGTTCGGAAAGTATGTCCGGACGATCAAAGAGCCGGGGTTGCACTTTAAGATCCCCTTCATTCAAAAACTGCACCTCTTCGACAAACGGGTCCTCACCACGGATGCGGCCGCGGTGGAGTATATCACCCTCGACAAGAAAAGGGTGGTCGTCGATCACATCTCGAGGTGGAAGATCGAAGACCCCTTGGAATTCTACCGGAGCGTGAGGACCGAAGCAGGGGCGCTGGCCAGGCTTGAGGATATTCTCGTGGCCCGTTTAAGGCAGGAGATCGCCAAACACACCTTCATCGGGTTTATCCGGGAGGAGAGGGAGAAGATCGTGGAGGCGGTTGCCAGGGATGCCCATGAACTGGCCAAGCGTTTCGGCATAAGGGTCATCGATGTGAGGATCAAGCGGGCCGACCTCCCCAAGGAGGTCCAGGCCAGCGTCTATGCCCGGATGCAGGCGGAACGGCATCGGATCGCCAAGCGTTATCGCGCAGAAGGAGAGCAGCGGGCCAAGGAGATCCGGGCCGAGACCGACAAGGAGCGGGAGATCATCCTCGCCAAGGCCTATCAGCAGCAAATGAAGCTTATCGGGGAAGGCGACGCCCGGGCCACCGAGATCTATGCCTCCGCTTACGAACAGGACGCGGAGTTTTACTCCTTCCTCCGGAGGCTTCAGGCCTACGAAAAGTTCTTCGAGGGAAAGACGACCGTCCTCCTCGAGTCAGATTCCGAACTCCTCAAATACTTCCGAAGCCCCCGCCCCTCGGGCAAATAAGTCTGTTAGAGGCGAGCCCTTTAAGGGGGGAGGAACTTCTCTCCCTGCTCCTATCCTGTTCATGGACACTCCCTGACGTTTGGAACGGGTCCGGAGGGAGGGCGATCCGGACAGACGGGGGATTGGGTGACCCAGAGGGGGCGATGGACGGAGGCATCTGCCTCGGAGGACGAAAGAGGGGGCTCAATGAAATTTTATCGATTGATCAAACCGGAGGTCCAGGCCTTAATCGAAGAGAGAAGATGGGCCGAGTTGAAAGAGGCCCTGAAGGGAATCGCGGTCCCGGATATCGCCGATCTGTTGCTCGATCTGGGAAAGAAGGACCGGATCATCCTCTTCCGCCTCTTGCCCAGGCCATTATCTTCCGAGGTATTTACCTATTTGGAGTCGAGCCACAAGGATGCCCTCCTCAAGGAGATGACGGACGGGGAGACCCGCTCTCTTCTGGCCGATCTCAGCCCGGATGACCGCACCGAGATCTTCGAGGAGCTCCCGGGACAGGCCACCCAGAGATTGCTCAACCTCCTCGATCCCGAGGACCGGAAAGAGACCCTGAAACTGCTTGGCTATCCCGAAGAGAGCGTGGGGAGGCTCATGACCCCGGACTACGTGGCCATCCGCCCCGAGTGGACGGTGGAGGAGGCCCTCAACCATATTCGGACGAGGGGGAAGGACAGCGAGACGATCAATGTCGTCTACGTGGTCGATCCCTCCTGGAAACTGTTGGATGACCTTCCCCTTCGACGCTTGATCCTTGCCAGGCCGTCCGATCCGGTTGAACAGATCATGGATCATGCCTTCGTCAGCATCTCCGCCTACGAAGACCGGGAGAGGGCGGTCCGGCTCATCCAGCACTACGACCTCGACGTCCTTCCGGTCGTCGATTCGGAGGGGATCCTGGTCGGCATCGTGACGGTCGATGACGTCATGGACGTGGCCGAGGAGGAGGCGACCGAGGACTTTCAGAAGGTGGCCGCCGTTGCCCCGTTGAAGATGAACTATCGGGAATCGAGCATCTGGTCTCTTTACCGGAAACGGGTCGGGTGGCTCATCGCCCTGGTGCTGGTCAACCTGGCCTCCTCGGGGGTGATCGCGGCCTACGAGGAGACCCTGGCCTCGGCGATCGTCCTGGCCTTCTTCATCCCCCTCCTGATCGACAGCGGTGGGAATACGGGCAGCCAGTCGGCAACCTTGATCGTCCGGGCCATCGCGATGGGCGATGTCAAACTGCGGGAGTGGTTCTGGGCCGTCAGCCGGGAGATCGGGGTGGGCCTCCTCCTCGGGTTGACGATGGGCGTGGGGGCTTGGTTGCTCGGGGTCTTCAAGGGAGGATACGAGATCGGGATCGTCGTTGGATTATCCATGGCCTCGATCGTGGTGGTCGCCAACCTGGTCGGGGTCGTCCTCCCCTTTCTGCTGAGTCGACTTCGAATGGACCCCGCGGTGGCCAGCAGCCCCCTGATCACCTCCATCGCTGACGCCGTCGGTTTAGCGATCTATTTCTCCATTGCCACCTGGGTGCTTCGCACCCCCGGATGAAGCTGGGCTCAGGGTTGAGAGTCCCTCTGTTCGGGTAGGGTCAAGGATCATTCCACAGGCGAGGATTCGAGTAGACATCCCATCGTTCCGGGAGAAAGGAAGCGTGGGCCATGCGTCGCTGGCATTCGATGGAGGCAGAGCAGGTTCTTCAGCATCTCGAGACGAACCTCGAGCAGGGGCTGAGCGAGGGAGAGGTTCAGAGGCGCCTCCGGAGATATGGCTTCAATGAATTGAGAAGGGAAGAACGGATCTCTCCCCTTTCCCTCTTCTTCCGCCAGTTCAAAAACCCCCTTCTGATCATCCTCATGGTGGCCATCGGGCTTTCCGGCCTGGTGGGAGAGGCGGTCGATGCGGCCATCATCGCTGTCATCCTCCTCTTCTGCGTCCTCCTCGGCTTCATTCAGGAGTACCGGGCCGATCGGGCCCTGGAGGCCTTGAAGAGGATGCTCACCCCGACGATCACCGTGAGAAGGGAGGGCAGAGAGAAGGAGGTCACGATCAGGGAGTTGGTCCCGGGAGATCTTCTGGTCCTGGAGGCAGGAGACCGGATCCCGGCGGACGGAAGGATCGTGGAGAACCACTTCCTGAGATGCGACGAGGCCGCTCTGACCGGCGAGTCCATTCCCGTCGAAAAGGAGATTGCTCCCTTGCCCGAAGGGGTGAGGGCTGGCGATCGGAGGAACATGGTCTTTGCGGGCACCAGCGTCACCTTCGGAAGGGGGATGGCCGTCGTCACCTCCACCGGGATGGAGACCGAATTGGGAAGGATCGCCGGACAGGTGACCTCGGTCAGGGCGGAGAAGACGCCACTCGAGCGAAGGACGGAGGAGATCGGAAAGTGGCTCGGAATCGGCGCCCTTTCGGTCTGTTTTTTAGTGGCCGCCTTCAGCATCCTCCGGGAGGCCCTCACCGGAAGGGTCGATTTCCCCTTCCTCGTCCGGATGGCGATGTTCACCGTGGCCTTGGCCGTGGCCGCGGTCCCAGAAGCCCTCTCCGCCATCGTGACCGGCGCCCTGGCGATCGGAATGCGGCAGATGGCCAAGAAGAATGCTCTGATCCGTAAGATGCCCGCGGTCGAGACCCTGGGCTGCACCACGGTGATCTGCACGGATAAGACCGGCACCCTCACCAGAGGCGAGATGACGGTGCGGAGGATATGGGCCGGAGGCCGTTGGGTGGAGGTTTCGGGCTCGGGTTATGCGCCGCAGGGAGAGATGAGAGGGTCGGGCCTTCTCCATCCGGAAGACCTTCCCGGCCTCCGGCTCCTCCTCCTGGGAGGGTTGCTCTGCAATGACTCCTCTTTGGAGGCCGAGGAGGGGAGATGGACCATCAAGGGCGATCCCACGGAAGGGGCCCTGGTGGTGGCAGCGGTCAAGGCGGGGATGCGCCAGGAAGAGACGAGGCGCGAGAACCCGAGGATCGAGGAGATCCCCTTCAGCTCCGAAAGGAAGAGGATGACGACCATCCACCAGATGAAAGACGGCCGAAGGCTCGCCTTCATGAAAGGGGCTCCCGAAGAGGTTCTGGCCAAGTGTGAACGGTGGATGGTGGAAGGGGAGCTCCGACCCCTGGGAGAGGCCGAGAGGGCGGAGATCCTCAAGGCGAACGAGGAGATGGCCCGGGATGCCTTAAGGGTCCTCGGGTTCGCTTACAAGGAGTGTCTGGAAGGAGCCGGATGTGAAATCGAATCGGTCGAGGCCGGGATGGTCTTCCTCGGGCTGGCAGGCATGATCGACCCGCCCAGGGAGGAGGCGGTCGAGGCGATCCGGGTCTGTCAACAGGTGGGCATCAAGCCGGTGATGATCACGGGCGACCACAGGATCACGGCCCTCGCCATCGCCAAGGAGATGGGGATTTACCGCGAAGGCGATTCGATCCTGACAGGCGAGGAGCTGGAGCGGATCTCGGAGGAGGAACTCACCGAGAGGGTCGATCGCATCACGGTCTACGCCCGGGTCTCCCCTTTGGACAAACTGAAGATCGTCAAGGCCTGGAAACGGAGGGGGGAGGTCGTCGCCATGACGGGCGATGGTGTCAACGATGCGCCCGCCCTGAAACAGGCCGACATCGGGGTGGCCATGGGGATCACGGGCACGGAGATCACCAAAGAGTCAGCCGACATGATCCTGACAGACGATAATTTTGCGACGATCGTGACGGCCATCGAACGGGGACGATGGATCTACGACAATATCAAGAAGTATCTGATCTACCTCCTCGAGAGCAATGTGGTGGAGGTGACCTTTGTGGGCGGGATGGTGATCCTGCTCGGACCGGAATATCTTCCGATCCTTCCTGCGGCGATCCTATACATCAATCTGGCCACCGATGGGCTGCCGGCCCTTGCCCTCGGGGTGAGTCCCCCCGACCCAGACATCATGCAGAGACCCCCTCGGGACCCCAAAGAGAGCGTCTTCACTTGGGACGTGAAGGCCTTCGTCCTGATGATCCTCGTCGTCGAGATCCCGATCCTCTCGTTTCTCTTCCTGAGGGAGCTTTCCGATCTGACCCACGGGAGGACGTTGATCTTTTTCTTCTTCGTCATCACGGAGCTGGTCATCGCCCTCCATCTCCGTTCCACCAAATATAGCGTCTTCACCGTGCCCCCGCACCGATGGCTCTGGATCGCCCTGGCCTGGGAGATCGTTCTCCTTTTGGCCATCCTCCAATTCCCCCGGTTGCTGGCCACCTTCGGGATCGACAAGCCCTCCCTCGAGGACCTCTGGATCATTTTTGGCGCTTGCGCGGTGCTCACGATCGGGATGGAGGTGGTCAAAGGCCTGGTGAGGAGAAGAGCCTCCTTCTTTAGGAAGGGGGATTCACTGGGCTAATATCCTGGCCATCTTCAAGAGCTCGAGGTCGAGGGGCTTCCTCTTCGAGGCCACGTCGCCGAGCGAGGTGAGGGTGATTTTCCCTTCCTGGAGGCCCACGAGCACCCCGCACTCCCCTCGGGCCAGGGTATCGGCGGCTGCCGAACCGAGGCGGGTTCCGAGGAGGCGATCGAAGGCGGTGGGCGTTCCGCCCCGTTGGACATAGCCCAGGATGGTGCTTCGCAGCTCGAAGCCGTGTTCGGGATGCTCCTGAAAATATTGGGCGAGCCTCCGGGCGTTATAGTAGGCGCCCTCGGCCACGACGATGAGGGCGTGGGACTTTCCCCGTTGGTAGGCCTCTCTCAGCTCCCTTGCCACCGCCTCTGGTGCGGTCTCGACCTCCGGGAGGATGATGGCCTCGGCGCCGCCTGCGATCCCGGTCATCAGGGCCAGATAGCCACAATCCCTTCCCATCACCTCCACGAGGATCGCCCTCTGGTGGGAGGAGGCAGTCACCTTGAGCCGATCGATGGCCTCGAGGGCGATGTTGAGGGCGGTGTCGACCCCGATCGTGATCTCCGACCCGTAGAGGTCGTTGTCGATGGTGGAGGCCACGCCGACCACCGGAAAGCCCTTGAGGGAGAGGGCATGGGCGCCTGTCTGGGACCCGTTTCCTCCGATCACCACCAGGCCTTCGATCCCCATCTGGCGGAGGAAGGCGAGGGCCTTCCCGATCCCCTCTTCGGTCTTGAACTCGGGGGATCGGGAGCTTCCGAGGACCGTGCCTCCGTGCTGGAGGATGTTGCTCACGTCCCTGGGCCCGAGCCGCCTTGCCCTGCCCGCGATCAATCCCGCAAAGCCCCTCTCGATCCCATAGACCTCCATGCCATGGCCGATGCCGGTTCGAACCACGGCCCGGATCGCCGCGTTCATGCCGGGCGCATCTCCTCCACTGGTCAGGACTGCGATTCGTTTCATCCGACAACGCCTCCGTTCCCGTTTCGATGGGCCGGGATTCAACCCCGTCGACGAAGGATCCACCCCTCACTCAACCCCGATCCAACATTCCGGAGAGTTCCTTCCGGAGCTGATCCGAGGAGAGAAAGTGGATCCCTTTCATGCCCATCGAGATCGCGGCCTCCACGTGGGTTTTCATGTCGTCGATGAAGAGGATCCTTCC from the Thermodesulfobacteriota bacterium genome contains:
- the rsmG gene encoding 16S rRNA (guanine(527)-N(7))-methyltransferase RsmG; translated protein: MEARNRILLIKGAKAFGIVLTERSVEAFDLYLRELLKWNRKMNLTAIRSEKEIVVKHFIDSLAVVPHLSGATALLDIGSGAGFPGLPIKMVMPDLEVVLLESVQKKVHFQSHVIRILRLQGVKAIHGRAQDEEVLGYWEGRFDAVVARAFSDLKTLLRLGNPFLKSKGLLIALKGPAFKRELTSLSSPEVFPLRLDRRVDYTLPFTTLHRTLLLFRRD
- a CDS encoding 6-phosphofructokinase, which produces MKRIAVLTSGGDAPGMNAAIRAVVRTGIGHGMEVYGIERGFAGLIAGRARRLGPRDVSNILQHGGTVLGSSRSPEFKTEEGIGKALAFLRQMGIEGLVVIGGNGSQTGAHALSLKGFPVVGVASTIDNDLYGSEITIGVDTALNIALEAIDRLKVTASSHQRAILVEVMGRDCGYLALMTGIAGGAEAIILPEVETAPEAVARELREAYQRGKSHALIVVAEGAYYNARRLAQYFQEHPEHGFELRSTILGYVQRGGTPTAFDRLLGTRLGSAAADTLARGECGVLVGLQEGKITLTSLGDVASKRKPLDLELLKMARILAQ
- the hflK gene encoding FtsH protease activity modulator HflK, with the protein product MAWQDDDYGRRSRPPTMEEVLGGVRERFRGWGSRKFLIALLALPVLLWLASGIYIVGPGEEGVVRQFGKEVDRTPPGLRYRLPWPIQTHNVVHLTKVRRAEIGFRTDPYSGKVKPEPKEALMLTGDENIVDAQLFVQYVVKDPSQFLFRVRNPEAVLKSSAEVALRSVVGRNTIDFTMTEGRVVVQDEIKKYLQALLDEYETGLMVTEARLLVVDPPEEVKDAFHDVVRAWEDRERLVREAEGYREDLIPKAKGEAAQMVQAGEAYKEQRVIRAQGDAGRYLDVLKAYRKGREVTRERLYLETLEKILAGKEKYILPPDGGSVLKWLPLKEGASVKEKEGKKE
- the hflC gene encoding protease modulator HflC — its product is MNGRKRMATILLVLITLLLLSGSAFTIDEKEQAIITQFGKYVRTIKEPGLHFKIPFIQKLHLFDKRVLTTDAAAVEYITLDKKRVVVDHISRWKIEDPLEFYRSVRTEAGALARLEDILVARLRQEIAKHTFIGFIREEREKIVEAVARDAHELAKRFGIRVIDVRIKRADLPKEVQASVYARMQAERHRIAKRYRAEGEQRAKEIRAETDKEREIILAKAYQQQMKLIGEGDARATEIYASAYEQDAEFYSFLRRLQAYEKFFEGKTTVLLESDSELLKYFRSPRPSGK
- the pyk gene encoding pyruvate kinase; translated protein: MNDLRPRKTKIVCTLGPASESPAVLKSLIQAGMDVVRLNFSHGTHEEHLNKIKEIRRLSDQLQKPVAILQDLSGPKIRVGRVKEGGVELKRGEKFTLTNRKISGDERGVSVNYASLPREVKAGDTLLLADGAIELQVLKSNGQDIECQVTVGGRLTSNKGINFPTGTIRISPFTKKDRDDLLFGLRNGVDMVSLSYVKDAGDIERVKGFLKKYSSSLPVIAKIERKEALERIDEILSVSDGIMVARGDLGVETPIEKIPNVQKRLILKANGLGKPVITATQMLRSMVDQNRPTRAEVTDVVNAIYDGTDAVMLSEETAIGRFPVETVRMMAKIATAAEEEFPHHRFIERGSEGEGGLPEAISHAASILSERVKAVAIVVPTESGSTARWVSRLRPRQPILALSRHYSTVRSLNLCWGVYPILVSDWRDTDDMLERAKQVPKKIGMASKGDRIVIIAGVPISIPGTTNLIKVEVVE
- the mgtE gene encoding magnesium transporter, which gives rise to MKFYRLIKPEVQALIEERRWAELKEALKGIAVPDIADLLLDLGKKDRIILFRLLPRPLSSEVFTYLESSHKDALLKEMTDGETRSLLADLSPDDRTEIFEELPGQATQRLLNLLDPEDRKETLKLLGYPEESVGRLMTPDYVAIRPEWTVEEALNHIRTRGKDSETINVVYVVDPSWKLLDDLPLRRLILARPSDPVEQIMDHAFVSISAYEDRERAVRLIQHYDLDVLPVVDSEGILVGIVTVDDVMDVAEEEATEDFQKVAAVAPLKMNYRESSIWSLYRKRVGWLIALVLVNLASSGVIAAYEETLASAIVLAFFIPLLIDSGGNTGSQSATLIVRAIAMGDVKLREWFWAVSREIGVGLLLGLTMGVGAWLLGVFKGGYEIGIVVGLSMASIVVVANLVGVVLPFLLSRLRMDPAVASSPLITSIADAVGLAIYFSIATWVLRTPG
- a CDS encoding cation-translocating P-type ATPase — its product is MEAEQVLQHLETNLEQGLSEGEVQRRLRRYGFNELRREERISPLSLFFRQFKNPLLIILMVAIGLSGLVGEAVDAAIIAVILLFCVLLGFIQEYRADRALEALKRMLTPTITVRREGREKEVTIRELVPGDLLVLEAGDRIPADGRIVENHFLRCDEAALTGESIPVEKEIAPLPEGVRAGDRRNMVFAGTSVTFGRGMAVVTSTGMETELGRIAGQVTSVRAEKTPLERRTEEIGKWLGIGALSVCFLVAAFSILREALTGRVDFPFLVRMAMFTVALAVAAVPEALSAIVTGALAIGMRQMAKKNALIRKMPAVETLGCTTVICTDKTGTLTRGEMTVRRIWAGGRWVEVSGSGYAPQGEMRGSGLLHPEDLPGLRLLLLGGLLCNDSSLEAEEGRWTIKGDPTEGALVVAAVKAGMRQEETRRENPRIEEIPFSSERKRMTTIHQMKDGRRLAFMKGAPEEVLAKCERWMVEGELRPLGEAERAEILKANEEMARDALRVLGFAYKECLEGAGCEIESVEAGMVFLGLAGMIDPPREEAVEAIRVCQQVGIKPVMITGDHRITALAIAKEMGIYREGDSILTGEELERISEEELTERVDRITVYARVSPLDKLKIVKAWKRRGEVVAMTGDGVNDAPALKQADIGVAMGITGTEITKESADMILTDDNFATIVTAIERGRWIYDNIKKYLIYLLESNVVEVTFVGGMVILLGPEYLPILPAAILYINLATDGLPALALGVSPPDPDIMQRPPRDPKESVFTWDVKAFVLMILVVEIPILSFLFLRELSDLTHGRTLIFFFFVITELVIALHLRSTKYSVFTVPPHRWLWIALAWEIVLLLAILQFPRLLATFGIDKPSLEDLWIIFGACAVLTIGMEVVKGLVRRRASFFRKGDSLG